A window of Vigna unguiculata cultivar IT97K-499-35 chromosome 4, ASM411807v1, whole genome shotgun sequence contains these coding sequences:
- the LOC114181830 gene encoding calmodulin-2/4 isoform X2, translating into MRSLGQNPTEAELQDMINEVDADGNGTIDFPEFLNLMARKMKDTDSEEELKEAFRVFDKDQNGFISAAELRHVMTNLGEKLTDEEVDEMIREADVDGDGQINYEEFVKVMMAK; encoded by the coding sequence ATGCGTTCATTGGGGCAAAACCCAACTGAGGCAGAACTCCAGGACATGATCAACGAAGTGGATGCTGATGGGAATGGTACCATTGACTTCCCTGAGTTTCTAAACCTCATGGCCAGGAAGATGAAGGATACTGATTCTGAGGAGGAGCTCAAAGAGGCATTCCGGGTATTCGACAAGGATCAAAATGGGTTCATCTCTGCTGCTGAGCTCCGCCATGTGATGACAAACCTTGGAGAGAAGCTCACTGATGAAGAGGTTGATGAGATGATTCGTGAGGCTGATGTTGATGGTGATGGCCAAATAAACTACGAGGAGTTCGTTAAGGTGATGATGGCCAAGTGA